A genomic stretch from Vanrija pseudolonga chromosome 6, complete sequence includes:
- the rfc1_1 gene encoding Replication factor C subunit 1 yields the protein MPTPASPRKSQEKTSSAKKSSQGSGGGGGDIRAFFGNAAAKPKPKPPAAKGTGDEPITIDESDSDGEIEIKKKPPATTSKHFASSSSRPVAAESSTPTSTRTSPRKAAAPNPSSASKRKILSSDDESDDEIPMRPVKRAAPAPKAPAKVTPKSTPAKAKARLVDSGSEDEPPARKGKARAPPTDESESEEEEEVKPKPKPRAKATPPASKAASSSKATKPAAKSAAAKAEVKDEDDGEEKKPKFNYYQHAASRAAGPKAPGSKDIPMGQPGCLAGLTLVFTGELESLGRDEAIELAKRYFAKVTGAPSGKTSYVILGENAGPGKLKTIKEKKIPTLTEDQFLDMIRTRKPGKMDDKTKAAIEKEEKKVLDQAKELERREKEEEKLQKRKEAALEGTGQAVKKVAPPSAQLWATKYAPANIKEICGNKGQVEKLNTWLTDWQKNYKTGFKRPGKDGGGLYRAVLISGGPGIGKTTSAHLVAKAVGYNPLELNASDARSKKLIENFTNIDNTSLDGFFQGKGAASTTVANANVNSRTCLIMDEVDGMSSGDRGGVGALNALIKKTKIPMILICNDRSLPKMKPLWGTTFNLPFRKPTTNEIRSRILSILHKEKLKIPSNVVDELIGGVNSDIRQVLNMLSTYKLSKSDMTFDEGKELLKLNEKNTIMTPFTITDKITGPYAFSRTNRQTLNDKMELFFHDISFMPLFIQEHYIKTNPAALTNLDGPEKSMKNLELISKAADWISDGDLVDRMIHGSEQHWSLLPLHAVTSMVAPSSYIYGTGRSPAGGGWGGPSFPQWLGQNSKQTKLQRQLTDIQIRMRLRVSGGRDEIRQQYMPLLASKIVTPLMTKGADAIDDTIATMDEYYLGKDDWDAFVELGVDTMKEELILKKIPTATKSAFTRSYNKGDHPIAFHKGDMFAASKKKIANDGPAPDNDEVFEEDEAPPEEEDDNAGADEDVNDVGKDKLIKAVKPKAKGKAKK from the exons ATGCCGACACCGGCATCACCACGAAAGAGCCAGGAGAAGACTTCGTCGGCCAAGAAGTCGTCGCAGGGcagcggaggaggcggcggagacaTTCGAGCCTTT TTCGGCAATGCAGctgccaagcccaagcccaagcccccAGCGGCAAAGGGCACTGGAGATGAACCCATTACGATCG ACGAGAGCGACAGCGATGGCGAGATTGAGATTAAGAAGAAGCC gcccgcgacgacgagcaagcACTTTGCTTCATCTTCG AGCCGCCCCGTAGCAGCTGAGTCGAGCACACCAACCTCCACACGCACTTCCCCGCGCAAAGCAGCCGCTCCGAAcccatcctcggcgtccaagCGCAAGATCCTCTCGTCTGACGACGAAAGTGACGATGAGATCCCCATGCGCCCCGTCAAGCGCGCGGCACCAGCTCCCAAGGCGCCGGCCAAGGTCACGCCCAAGTCGACACCGGCAAAGGCGAAGGCACGCTTAGTCGACTCTGGTAGCGAGGATGAGCCACCGgcgcgcaagggcaaggcgaggGCCCCTCCGACCGACGAGAGTGAGagcgaagaggaggaagaggtcaagcccaagcccaagccccgAGCCAAGGCTACTCCGCCCGCGTCCAAggccgccagctcgtccaAGGCGACCAAGCCTGCTGCAAAGtctgccgctgccaaggccgaggtgaaggatgaagacgacggcgaggagaagaagcccaAGTTCAA CTACTACCAACATGCGGCATCCCGTGCCGCCGGACCCAAGGCCCCAGGATCCAAGGATATCCCTATGGGCCAGCCTGGATGCCTTGCAGGTCTGACATTGGTGTTcaccggcgagctcgagtcactaggacgagacgaggcgaTCGAGTTGGCGAAGCGCTACTTTGC CAAGGTCACGGGAGCCCCATCAGGCAAGACCTCCTATGTCATTCTTGGCGAAAACGCCGGCCCAGGCAAGCTCAAGACGATCAAGGAGAAGAAAATTCCTACATTGACCGAGGACCAGTTCCTCGACATGATCCGAACGCGCAAGCCGGGCAAGATGGACGACAAGACCAAGGCTGCcatcgagaaggaggagaagaaggtcCTCGACCAGGCCAAGGAGCTTGAGCGCCGTGAGAAGGAGGAAGAGAAGTTGCAAaagcgcaaggaggccgcGCTAGAGGGCACAGGGCAGGCTGTCAAGAAAGTGGCGCCTCCCTCGGCGCAGCTCTGGGCCACCAAGTATGCCCCAGCAAACATCAAGGAGATCTGTGGAAACAAGGGCCAGGTGGAGAAGCTCAACACCTGGCTCACGGACTG GCAGAAGAACTACAAGACGGGGTTCAAGCGCCCAGGCAAGGACGGTGGCGGCTTGTACCGTGCCGTTCTGATCTCTGGTGGTCCTGGTATCGGCAAGACGACTTcggcgcacctcgtcgccaaggcggTCGGTTACAACCCCCTTGAACTCAACGCCAGTGACGCACGTAGCAAGAAGCTCATTGAGAACTTTACCAACATTGACAACACGTCGCTGGACGGCTTCTTCCAGGGCAAGGGTGCTGCGAGCACGACCGTGGCGAACGCCAATGTCAACTCGCGAACCTGTCTCATcatggacgaggtcgacggcatGTCGTCTGGTGaccgtggtggtgtgggcgcGCTGAACGCCTTGATCAAGAAGACCAAG ATCCCCATGATCCTCATCTGCAATGACCGCAGTCTGCCTAAGATGAAGCCGCTCTGGGGGACGACGTTCAACCTGCCGTTCAGGAA ACCGACCACAAATGAGATCCGCTCGCGTATCTTGTCCATTCTCCACAA GGAGAAGCTCAAGATCCCGAGCAACGTCGTGGACGAGctcatcggcggcgtcaacTCGGACATTCGCCAGGTGCTCAACATGCTGTCGACGTACAAGCTCAGCAAGTCGGATATGACAttcgacgagggcaaggaaCTTCTCAAGCTCAATGAGAAGAACACGATCATGACGCCGTTCACCATCACCGACAAGATCACCGGCCCTTACGCGTTCTCTCGCACAAACAGGCAGACTCTGAACGACAAGATGGAGCTCTTCTTCCACGACATCTCGTTTATGCCCCTGTTCATTCAGGAGCACTACATCAAGACGAACCCTGCTGCGTTAACAAACCTCGACGGCCCAGAGAAGTCGATGAAGAACCTCGAGCTCATCAGCAAAGCGGCCGACTGGATCTCTGatggcgacctcgtcgaccgcatGATCCACGGCTCGGAGCAGCACtggtcgctgctgccactgcACGCAGTGACATCAATGGTGGCGCCATCATCCTACATCTACGGTACAGGACGATCCCCAGCTGGTGGCGGATGGGGCGGCCCTTCGTTCCCTCAGTGGCTTGGACAGAACTCGAAGCAGACCAAGCTCCAGCGCCAGCTGACGGACATTCAAATCAGAATGCGTCTGAGAGTGTCTGGTGGCCGCGACGAGATTCGCCAGCAGTACATGCCGCTGCTGGCTAGCAAGATTGTCACCCCGCTCATGACCAAGGGTGCGGACGCGATCGACGACACGATTGCGACGATGGACGAGTACTACCTGGGCAAGGACGACTGGGACGCAtttgtcgagctcggtgtcgACACGATGAAGGAGGAGTTGATCCTGAAGAAGATTCCTACTGCGACCAAGTCGGCGTTCACGCGGTCGTACAATAAGGGCGACCACCCGATCGCGTTCCACAAGGGCGACATGTTTGCTGCGTCCAAGAAGAAGATTGCAAACGACGGCCCTGCGCCGGACAATGACGAGGTGTttgaggaagacgaggcgccgccagaggaggaggacgacaacgcgggggccgacgaggatgtcAACGACGTGGGCAAGGACAAGCTGATCAAGGCtgtcaagcccaaggccaagggcaaggcgaaGAAGTAG
- the rfc1_1 gene encoding Replication factor C subunit 1: MPTPASPRKSQEKTSSAKKSSQGSGGGGGDIRAFFGNAAAKPKPKPPAAKGTGDEPITIGRLSGPENGVYNLPDESDSDGEIEIKKKPPATTSKHFASSSSRPVAAESSTPTSTRTSPRKAAAPNPSSASKRKILSSDDESDDEIPMRPVKRAAPAPKAPAKVTPKSTPAKAKARLVDSGSEDEPPARKGKARAPPTDESESEEEEEVKPKPKPRAKATPPASKAASSSKATKPAAKSAAAKAEVKDEDDGEEKKPKFNYYQHAASRAAGPKAPGSKDIPMGQPGCLAGLTLVFTGELESLGRDEAIELAKRYFAKVTGAPSGKTSYVILGENAGPGKLKTIKEKKIPTLTEDQFLDMIRTRKPGKMDDKTKAAIEKEEKKVLDQAKELERREKEEEKLQKRKEAALEGTGQAVKKVAPPSAQLWATKYAPANIKEICGNKGQVEKLNTWLTDWQKNYKTGFKRPGKDGGGLYRAVLISGGPGIGKTTSAHLVAKAVGYNPLELNASDARSKKLIENFTNIDNTSLDGFFQGKGAASTTVANANVNSRTCLIMDEVDGMSSGDRGGVGALNALIKKTKIPMILICNDRSLPKMKPLWGTTFNLPFRKPTTNEIRSRILSILHKEKLKIPSNVVDELIGGVNSDIRQVLNMLSTYKLSKSDMTFDEGKELLKLNEKNTIMTPFTITDKITGPYAFSRTNRQTLNDKMELFFHDISFMPLFIQEHYIKTNPAALTNLDGPEKSMKNLELISKAADWISDGDLVDRMIHGSEQHWSLLPLHAVTSMVAPSSYIYGTGRSPAGGGWGGPSFPQWLGQNSKQTKLQRQLTDIQIRMRLRVSGGRDEIRQQYMPLLASKIVTPLMTKGADAIDDTIATMDEYYLGKDDWDAFVELGVDTMKEELILKKIPTATKSAFTRSYNKGDHPIAFHKGDMFAASKKKIANDGPAPDNDEVFEEDEAPPEEEDDNAGADEDVNDVGKDKLIKAVKPKAKGKAKK; the protein is encoded by the exons ATGCCGACACCGGCATCACCACGAAAGAGCCAGGAGAAGACTTCGTCGGCCAAGAAGTCGTCGCAGGGcagcggaggaggcggcggagacaTTCGAGCCTTT TTCGGCAATGCAGctgccaagcccaagcccaagcccccAGCGGCAAAGGGCACTGGAGATGAACCCATTACGATCGGTAGGTTGTCTGGTCCAGAAAATGGCGTGTATAACCTTCCAGACGAGAGCGACAGCGATGGCGAGATTGAGATTAAGAAGAAGCC gcccgcgacgacgagcaagcACTTTGCTTCATCTTCG AGCCGCCCCGTAGCAGCTGAGTCGAGCACACCAACCTCCACACGCACTTCCCCGCGCAAAGCAGCCGCTCCGAAcccatcctcggcgtccaagCGCAAGATCCTCTCGTCTGACGACGAAAGTGACGATGAGATCCCCATGCGCCCCGTCAAGCGCGCGGCACCAGCTCCCAAGGCGCCGGCCAAGGTCACGCCCAAGTCGACACCGGCAAAGGCGAAGGCACGCTTAGTCGACTCTGGTAGCGAGGATGAGCCACCGgcgcgcaagggcaaggcgaggGCCCCTCCGACCGACGAGAGTGAGagcgaagaggaggaagaggtcaagcccaagcccaagccccgAGCCAAGGCTACTCCGCCCGCGTCCAAggccgccagctcgtccaAGGCGACCAAGCCTGCTGCAAAGtctgccgctgccaaggccgaggtgaaggatgaagacgacggcgaggagaagaagcccaAGTTCAA CTACTACCAACATGCGGCATCCCGTGCCGCCGGACCCAAGGCCCCAGGATCCAAGGATATCCCTATGGGCCAGCCTGGATGCCTTGCAGGTCTGACATTGGTGTTcaccggcgagctcgagtcactaggacgagacgaggcgaTCGAGTTGGCGAAGCGCTACTTTGC CAAGGTCACGGGAGCCCCATCAGGCAAGACCTCCTATGTCATTCTTGGCGAAAACGCCGGCCCAGGCAAGCTCAAGACGATCAAGGAGAAGAAAATTCCTACATTGACCGAGGACCAGTTCCTCGACATGATCCGAACGCGCAAGCCGGGCAAGATGGACGACAAGACCAAGGCTGCcatcgagaaggaggagaagaaggtcCTCGACCAGGCCAAGGAGCTTGAGCGCCGTGAGAAGGAGGAAGAGAAGTTGCAAaagcgcaaggaggccgcGCTAGAGGGCACAGGGCAGGCTGTCAAGAAAGTGGCGCCTCCCTCGGCGCAGCTCTGGGCCACCAAGTATGCCCCAGCAAACATCAAGGAGATCTGTGGAAACAAGGGCCAGGTGGAGAAGCTCAACACCTGGCTCACGGACTG GCAGAAGAACTACAAGACGGGGTTCAAGCGCCCAGGCAAGGACGGTGGCGGCTTGTACCGTGCCGTTCTGATCTCTGGTGGTCCTGGTATCGGCAAGACGACTTcggcgcacctcgtcgccaaggcggTCGGTTACAACCCCCTTGAACTCAACGCCAGTGACGCACGTAGCAAGAAGCTCATTGAGAACTTTACCAACATTGACAACACGTCGCTGGACGGCTTCTTCCAGGGCAAGGGTGCTGCGAGCACGACCGTGGCGAACGCCAATGTCAACTCGCGAACCTGTCTCATcatggacgaggtcgacggcatGTCGTCTGGTGaccgtggtggtgtgggcgcGCTGAACGCCTTGATCAAGAAGACCAAG ATCCCCATGATCCTCATCTGCAATGACCGCAGTCTGCCTAAGATGAAGCCGCTCTGGGGGACGACGTTCAACCTGCCGTTCAGGAA ACCGACCACAAATGAGATCCGCTCGCGTATCTTGTCCATTCTCCACAA GGAGAAGCTCAAGATCCCGAGCAACGTCGTGGACGAGctcatcggcggcgtcaacTCGGACATTCGCCAGGTGCTCAACATGCTGTCGACGTACAAGCTCAGCAAGTCGGATATGACAttcgacgagggcaaggaaCTTCTCAAGCTCAATGAGAAGAACACGATCATGACGCCGTTCACCATCACCGACAAGATCACCGGCCCTTACGCGTTCTCTCGCACAAACAGGCAGACTCTGAACGACAAGATGGAGCTCTTCTTCCACGACATCTCGTTTATGCCCCTGTTCATTCAGGAGCACTACATCAAGACGAACCCTGCTGCGTTAACAAACCTCGACGGCCCAGAGAAGTCGATGAAGAACCTCGAGCTCATCAGCAAAGCGGCCGACTGGATCTCTGatggcgacctcgtcgaccgcatGATCCACGGCTCGGAGCAGCACtggtcgctgctgccactgcACGCAGTGACATCAATGGTGGCGCCATCATCCTACATCTACGGTACAGGACGATCCCCAGCTGGTGGCGGATGGGGCGGCCCTTCGTTCCCTCAGTGGCTTGGACAGAACTCGAAGCAGACCAAGCTCCAGCGCCAGCTGACGGACATTCAAATCAGAATGCGTCTGAGAGTGTCTGGTGGCCGCGACGAGATTCGCCAGCAGTACATGCCGCTGCTGGCTAGCAAGATTGTCACCCCGCTCATGACCAAGGGTGCGGACGCGATCGACGACACGATTGCGACGATGGACGAGTACTACCTGGGCAAGGACGACTGGGACGCAtttgtcgagctcggtgtcgACACGATGAAGGAGGAGTTGATCCTGAAGAAGATTCCTACTGCGACCAAGTCGGCGTTCACGCGGTCGTACAATAAGGGCGACCACCCGATCGCGTTCCACAAGGGCGACATGTTTGCTGCGTCCAAGAAGAAGATTGCAAACGACGGCCCTGCGCCGGACAATGACGAGGTGTttgaggaagacgaggcgccgccagaggaggaggacgacaacgcgggggccgacgaggatgtcAACGACGTGGGCAAGGACAAGCTGATCAAGGCtgtcaagcccaaggccaagggcaaggcgaaGAAGTAG
- the orc2 gene encoding Origin recognition complex subunit 2 produces MPPAARKKARRASPEAEAGPSNAAGPSTEPSASHLVSFLTSYADRERGSSASGSDDEGSASGSGTDNEAEDPDDDGGHTRTPGRRGLVGTPSKRRKTATPTSTPRRRATPKKGTALTPRKPTDEGFVRASRADGYFLTTSRSARTSGQSYTSLAQPLSQAEYEAAANGVRAGQERVQQALERAEAHFDQWAEELAAGFNLLLYGYGSKRRLANRFLESHLAKRGHCAVVNGHFPQLGIRDVLSALEDTLKIADAPSPPAATPLERAAYRLYAAFSGKRRTPPLFLVLHNIDAPALRTPKALAALSLLASSPRIHLVATFDHVNTPLLFSATLNNTPPHAPGATVNGEVPPSRGFNWLYHSVPTFDDYDVELAHARLSAATLALEGAGRAGISEEGTLQILRSVPPMAARLLKVILTTQVASLPADAASHVAHPPSQTAPGFALDVDLLQRTARDKFIAREEDRFNALLGEFRDHGLVIVAELDAEGRTGRWAWVPLGKAAIERILEEMKDVEG; encoded by the coding sequence ATGCCCCCAGCAGCGAGGAAGAAGGCACGCCGCGCGTCTCCAGAAGCGGAGGCTGGTCCGTCGAACGCGGCAGGGCCGAGCAccgagccgagcgcgtcCCATCTGGTCTCCTTCCTCACGTCGTACGCAGACCGGGAACGGGGCTCGTCCGCCTCTgggtcggacgacgagggctcAGCAAGCGGCAGCGGGACGGacaacgaggccgaggacccAGACGACGATGGAGGACATACACGGACACCGGGGAGGCGCGGACTGgtcggcacgccgagcaAGCGGCGcaagacggcgacgccgacatccaccccacgacgacgagcaacGCCAAAGAAGGGcacggcgctgacgccgcgcaAGCCAACGGACGAGGGGTTCGTCCGCGCGTCCCGCGCCGACGGATACTTTCTCAccacgtcgcgctcggcgcgcacctcgggCCAGTCGTACacgtcgctcgcgcagccgctCAGCCAGGCAGAgtacgaggcggccgcgaaCGGCGTGCGGGCCGGCCAGGAGCGCGTGCAGCAGGCGCTGGAGCGTGCCGAGGCGCACTTTGACCAGtgggccgaggagctcgcggcaGGTTTCAACCTCCTCCTGTACGGCTATGGCTCGAAACGACGCCTCGCAAACCGCTTCCTCGAGTCGCAtctcgccaagcgcggccactgcgccgtcgtcaacggCCACTTTCCCCAGCTCGGCATCCGCGACGTCTTGTCAGCGCTGGAAGATACGCTCAAGATTGCGGacgcgccgtcaccgcctgcggcgacgccgctggAACGAGCAGCGTACCGCCTTTACGCTGCCTTCTCGGGGAAGCGGAGAACGCCACCACTGTTTCTCGTCCTACACAACATTGACGCACCAGCGTTGCGAACGCCCAAGGCGCTCGCAGCATTGTCTTTGCTGGCGTCTTCGCCACGGATACACCTCGTCGCGACATTTGACCACGTCAACACGCCACTGTTGTTTTCCGCGACGCTGAACAACACACCGCCACATGCGCCCGGCGCCACTGTCAACGGGGAGGTCCCGCCATCACGCGGCTTCAACTGGCTGTATCACTCTGTGCCGACGTTTGACGACTACGATGTCGAGTTGGCGCATGCGCGGTTGTCTGCTGCGACCCTGGCGCTTGAGGGGGCCGGCCGTGCAGGCATCAGCGAGGAAGGCACGCTGCAAATCCTGCGCTCTGTGCCGCCcatggcggcgcgcctcctcaAGGTCATTTTGACCACCCAGGTGGCGTCCCTACCGGCAGATGCAGCGAGCCATGTCGCACACCCACCATCACAAACGGCGCCTGGGTTCgcactcgacgtcgacctcctccagcGGACCGCACGAGACAAGTTTATCGCCCGCGAAGAGGACAGGTTCAACGCGCTCCTCGGAGAGTTCCGCGACCACgggctcgtcatcgtcgctgAGCTGGACGCTGAAGGCAGGACGGGCCGCTGGGCCTGGGTGCCACTTGGCAAGGCTGCCATTGAGCGCATTTTGGAGGAAATGAAGGACGTCGAGGGGTGA
- the STL1_5 gene encoding Sugar transporter STL1 — translation MLNLTSKATHPPDRAHIPTFEDLGVELNPEAVELANDPARLANAIGGNGVKDLFASPVVFISSVAACLGALLFGMDLGILQLTLTMPQFKNQFPQSDPDQDRHGNLNRGIMVGLLELGAFFGALAAGYVADRFSRKTSILIGSIWFIIGSILQTASYAFSMLVVGRFVGGIGVGMLSSTAPTYISELAPPNIRGALLVLEVACISTGQVVMYYITYGSRHIKNDWSFRAPFALQMLPCVLLLACLVKLPYSPRWLCQAGRDLESLDTLSRLRGLPTSDARVQAEWIQIRAQSIRNREVLVNAHPKLENSPFRLELAAWIDMFKPGVIQRTYIGIMLQLCQQFMGITAILLYTPLLFGMLGMDYEMQLHLSGAINLTQLLAISLPIFYLDKVGRKPPLLLSGICMAISQYIVGALVARFSHDWPGNKMAAHAGVAFIYIYILVYGCGWGPIPWALPAEVHSSARRAKGVALTTCTNWFGTFIIGVITPVMMDSIGYGTFLFFASVATLAQVWVFFCVPETKGLTLEEMDKLFHSHSSVEDAQNVEQLIHMICDDRHASANGSSDDLKGVEARIEKVA, via the exons ATGCTCAACCTCACTTCCAAGGCGACGCACCCGCCCGACAGGGCACACATCCCGACGTTTgaggacctcggcgtcgagctcaaccccgaggcggtcgagctggccaacGACCCGGCTAGGTTGGCTAATGCTATCGGAGGTAACG GCGTCAAGGACCTCTTCGCCTCCCCCGTCGTCTTCATCTCCTCGgtcgccgcctgcctcggcgccctcctcttcggcatggacctcggcatcctccaGCTCACCCTCACGATGCCGCAGTTCAAGAACCAGTTCCCGCAGTCGGACCCGGACCAGGACCGCCACGGCAACCTGAACCGCGGCATCATggtcggcctgctcgagctcggcgccttcttcggcgccctcgccgcgggcTATGTCGCCGACCGTTTCTCGCGCAAGACGTCTATTCTCATCGGCTCCATCTGGTTCATCATCGGCAGTATCCTCCAGACCGCGTCATACGCCTTTTCGATGCTGGTTGTCGGCCGTTTCGTGGGCGGaatcggcgtcggcatgctctcgtccacggcgccgacctaCATCTCCGAATTGGCACCCCCCAAcatccgcggcgcgctcctggtgctcgaggtggcCTGTATCAGTACAGGACAAGTCGTTATGTACTAC ATCACCTACGGTTCGCGCCACATCAAAAACGACTGGTCTTTCAGGGCGCCTTTCGCGCTTCAAATGCTTCCGTGTGTGCTTCTTTTGGCGTGCCTGGTCAAGCTGCCGTACTCGCCACGATGGCTCTGCCAGGCGGggcgcgacctcgagtcCCTCGACACGCTCTCGCGTCTGCGCGGTCTGCCCACGTCCGACGCACGCGTGCAGGCCGAGTGGATCCAGATCCGTGCACAGTCCATCCGGAACCGCGAGGTGCTGGTCAACGCGCACCCAAAGCTCGAAAACTCGCCGttccgcctcgagctcgccgcctggATCGACATGTTCAAGCCCGGCGTTATCCAGCGCACCTACATCGGTATCATGCTGCAGCTTTGCCAGCAGTTTATGGGGATCACTGC GATCCTCCTCTACACTCCCCTCCTTTTCGGCATGCTCGGCATGGACTACGAGATGCAGCTTCACCTTTCCGGAGCCATCAACCTcacccagctcctcgccatctcgcTTCCCATCTTCTATCTCGACAAGGTTGGCCGCAAGCCGCCCCTGCTCCTCTCGGGCATCTGCATGGCGATTTCCCAGTACAttgtcggcgccctcgtcgcccgctTCTCCCACGACTGGCCAGGCAACAAGATGGCTGCCCACGCTGGTGTCGCGTTTATCTACATCTACATTCTCGTCTACGGCTGCGGTTGGGGCCCGATCCCTTGGGCTCtccccgccgaggtccaCTCGTCCGCCCGTCGCGCCAAGGGTGTCGCTCTGACAACGTGCACCAACTGGTTCGGGACGTTCATCATCGGTGTCATCACTCCGGTCATGATGGACAGCATCGGCTACGGCACATTCCTGTTCTTTgcgtcggtcgcgacgctcgcccAGGTCTGGGTCTTCTTCTGCGTGCCCGAGACCAAGGGCCtgacgctcgaggagatggacAAGCTCTTCCACTCGCACTCGAGTGTCGAGGATGCGCAGAACGTTGAGCAGCTCATCCACATGATCTGCGATGACCGCCATGCCAGCGCCAACGGCTCGTCGGACGATCTCAAGGGTGTCGAGGCGCGCATCGAGAAAGTGGCGTAA